In Methylomagnum ishizawai, one DNA window encodes the following:
- a CDS encoding nucleotidyltransferase domain-containing protein has product MHTQILACLDQIEHEHGVRILYAAESGSRAWGFASPDSDYDVRFVYLRPLEDYLSIAAQRDVIEVPIDRLLDVNGWDIRKALALFRKSNAPLYEWLQSPIVYRRDARCCEAWTALMPDYFSRRAGCHHYLSMARNAYEHQLQGTRVRLKHYFYALRPLLAAAWIVERGGVPPMEFASLRDQVADAAVQTAIDALLDLKRNADERAETAPVPVLQDFIARRLAAYPQDSAALAPHSGAEEPLNRLFRSLLLP; this is encoded by the coding sequence ATGCACACCCAAATCCTCGCCTGCCTGGACCAAATCGAACACGAACACGGGGTCCGTATCCTCTACGCCGCCGAATCCGGCAGCCGGGCCTGGGGCTTCGCCTCGCCCGACAGCGATTACGATGTCCGTTTCGTCTATCTCCGCCCGCTGGAGGATTATTTGTCCATCGCCGCCCAGCGCGATGTGATCGAAGTGCCGATAGATCGCCTGTTGGACGTGAACGGCTGGGATATCCGCAAGGCGCTGGCCCTGTTCCGCAAGAGCAACGCGCCTTTGTACGAATGGCTGCAATCGCCCATCGTCTACCGCCGGGATGCGCGGTGCTGCGAGGCGTGGACGGCTTTGATGCCGGATTATTTTTCCCGGCGGGCCGGTTGCCATCATTATTTGTCCATGGCCCGCAACGCCTACGAACACCAACTCCAAGGCACCCGCGTCCGGCTCAAGCATTATTTCTATGCCTTGCGGCCCTTGCTGGCGGCGGCTTGGATTGTGGAGCGCGGCGGCGTGCCGCCGATGGAATTCGCATCCTTGCGCGATCAGGTCGCGGACGCCGCCGTACAAACAGCCATCGACGCCTTGCTGGACCTCAAGCGGAACGCCGACGAGCGGGCGGAAACGGCTCCGGTGCCGGTTTTGCAGGATTTTATCGCCCGCCGCTTGGCCGCGTATCCACAAGACAGCGCGGCGCTGGCTCCGCATAGCGGGGCGGAAGAACCCTTGAACCGGCTATTCAGGAGCCTGCTATTGCCATGA
- the miaA gene encoding tRNA (adenosine(37)-N6)-dimethylallyltransferase MiaA, whose amino-acid sequence MSVERLPPALALMGPTASGKTRLAIALAQALDGEVISVDSALVYRGMDIGTAKPDLAERAGVPHHLIDILDPKEAYSTGRFREDALALMRDITGRGKLPILAGGTLLYFNALFHGISELPSADPDIRRQLDAEAAVRGWPELHAELARVDPVAAARIHPHDPQRIHRALEVYRITGVPLTELCAATLAPPPPFDLIKLVVAPADRPALHQRIRLRFQAMLERGLVEEVRALYERGDLQPGLPSIRAVGYRQVWAYLAGEYDWETMVERGVITTRQFAKRQFTWLRREQDAARYCSEDDRLVERVLADVAGRLEVIR is encoded by the coding sequence TTGAGCGTGGAACGCTTGCCGCCCGCCCTGGCCTTGATGGGGCCGACCGCTTCCGGCAAGACCCGGCTCGCCATCGCCTTGGCACAAGCGCTGGATGGCGAAGTCATCAGCGTGGATTCGGCCCTGGTCTACCGGGGCATGGACATCGGCACCGCCAAGCCCGACCTCGCAGAGCGGGCCGGCGTGCCCCATCATCTGATCGATATCCTCGACCCCAAGGAGGCGTATTCGACAGGCCGGTTCCGCGAGGACGCCCTGGCCTTGATGCGCGATATCACCGGGCGCGGCAAGCTGCCCATCCTGGCGGGTGGGACCCTGCTGTATTTCAACGCGCTGTTCCATGGGATTTCCGAACTTCCCTCCGCCGACCCCGATATCCGCCGCCAACTCGACGCGGAAGCCGCTGTCCGGGGCTGGCCCGAACTACACGCCGAACTGGCGCGGGTCGATCCCGTAGCTGCCGCCCGCATCCATCCCCACGATCCCCAGCGCATCCACCGGGCTTTGGAGGTTTATCGCATTACCGGCGTACCGCTCACCGAACTTTGCGCCGCCACCTTGGCCCCGCCGCCGCCGTTCGATTTGATTAAGCTGGTGGTGGCACCCGCCGACCGGCCCGCTTTGCATCAGCGTATCCGGCTACGTTTCCAGGCTATGCTGGAACGCGGCTTGGTCGAGGAAGTCCGCGCCCTGTACGAGCGTGGGGATTTGCAGCCCGGTTTGCCCTCGATCCGGGCGGTGGGCTATCGGCAGGTTTGGGCTTATCTGGCCGGGGAATATGATTGGGAGACGATGGTCGAGCGCGGCGTCATCACGACCCGGCAGTTCGCCAAGCGGCAGTTCACTTGGTTGCGGCGGGAGCAGGATGCGGCTCGGTATTGCAGCGAGGATGACAGGCTGGTGGAGCGGGTGTTGGCCGATGTGGCTGGGCGGTTGGAAGTGATCCGTTAA
- the mutL gene encoding DNA mismatch repair endonuclease MutL: MPIRFLPPQLVNQIAAGEVVERPASAIKELVENALDADAHRVEIEVEQGGLRLMRVRDDGTGIPKEELPLALSRHATSKIASLDDLERVSSFGFRGEALPSISSVSRLALISRTQGERCAFRVTTDGGEADFDVQPASHPEGSTVEIRDLFYNTPARRKFLRSEKTEFQHIETLVKRLALARFGVGFSLSHNQRNVFDLRPATTQADTELRLALLLGGEFLAQALAVEFEAAGMRLTGWVGLPTFSRSQADMQYFYVNGRSVRDKLAGYAIKQAYQDVLYHGRQPVYVLYLTLDPALVDVNAHPAKLEVRFREPGMVHDFLFRGLHRALGEAKPGAGVGAAAGFEVAEPVAAQGGSSRATSGSGLYAPRPSTRAAARQASLPLNVAETLQGYAGLYGKPANASAAAETPESESAAMPPLGYAVAHVHGAFILAENREGLVLVDAHAAHERITYEKLKRQHEAGPVPSQPLLLPLRLKVTGAEAELAVEAQDALAALGIELDRAGPETLVIRALPVLLGETDGETLVRDVLADLNQHGHSARVEASLNAVLATLACHGSVRANRKLTIPEMNALLREMETTERSGQCNHGRPTWVVLSLKELNGWFARGR, encoded by the coding sequence ATGCCCATCCGCTTCCTCCCCCCCCAACTCGTCAACCAAATCGCCGCCGGCGAAGTCGTCGAACGCCCCGCCTCGGCCATCAAGGAACTGGTCGAAAACGCCCTCGATGCCGACGCCCACCGGGTCGAAATCGAAGTGGAACAGGGCGGGCTCCGGCTCATGCGGGTCCGCGACGATGGCACCGGCATCCCCAAGGAAGAACTCCCGCTCGCCCTCTCGCGCCACGCCACCAGCAAAATCGCCAGCCTCGACGACCTGGAACGGGTGTCCAGCTTCGGCTTTCGCGGCGAAGCCCTGCCTAGCATCAGCTCGGTGTCGCGCCTGGCCCTGATTTCCCGCACCCAGGGCGAGCGCTGCGCCTTCCGTGTCACCACCGATGGCGGCGAGGCCGATTTCGATGTGCAGCCCGCCTCCCATCCCGAAGGCAGCACGGTCGAAATCCGCGACCTGTTCTACAACACCCCGGCCCGCCGCAAATTTCTGCGCAGTGAGAAGACCGAATTCCAGCACATCGAAACCCTGGTCAAGCGGCTGGCCCTGGCCCGCTTCGGGGTGGGCTTTTCCCTGAGCCATAACCAGCGCAATGTGTTCGATCTGCGCCCGGCCACCACCCAGGCTGATACCGAACTGCGCTTGGCCTTGCTGTTGGGCGGGGAATTCCTGGCCCAGGCCTTGGCGGTGGAGTTCGAGGCGGCGGGAATGCGGCTCACGGGTTGGGTGGGTTTGCCGACCTTTTCCCGCAGCCAGGCCGATATGCAATATTTCTATGTCAATGGCCGCTCGGTGCGCGACAAGCTGGCGGGCTACGCCATCAAGCAGGCATATCAGGATGTGCTGTACCACGGGCGGCAGCCGGTTTATGTGCTGTATCTCACGCTCGATCCGGCCCTGGTCGATGTCAACGCCCATCCGGCCAAGCTGGAAGTGCGGTTCCGCGAACCCGGCATGGTGCATGATTTCCTGTTCCGGGGTTTGCACCGGGCTTTGGGCGAGGCCAAGCCGGGCGCGGGCGTGGGAGCCGCTGCCGGATTCGAGGTGGCGGAACCCGTGGCCGCGCAGGGCGGATCGTCCCGCGCCACATCCGGTTCCGGCCTGTACGCGCCGCGCCCATCCACCCGCGCCGCCGCCCGCCAAGCCTCCCTGCCGCTGAACGTGGCCGAAACCCTCCAAGGCTATGCCGGGTTATACGGCAAACCGGCCAATGCTTCCGCCGCCGCTGAAACCCCGGAGTCCGAATCTGCCGCCATGCCGCCCTTGGGCTATGCCGTGGCCCATGTGCATGGCGCGTTCATCCTGGCCGAAAACCGCGAGGGCTTGGTCCTGGTCGATGCCCATGCCGCCCACGAGCGCATCACCTACGAAAAGCTCAAGCGCCAGCACGAGGCCGGGCCGGTGCCCAGCCAGCCTTTGTTATTGCCGCTGCGGTTGAAAGTGACCGGGGCCGAGGCCGAGTTGGCGGTCGAGGCCCAGGACGCCCTGGCCGCGCTCGGCATCGAACTCGACCGCGCCGGTCCCGAAACCCTGGTCATCCGCGCCTTGCCCGTGCTGTTGGGCGAAACCGACGGCGAAACGCTGGTGCGCGATGTGCTGGCCGACCTCAACCAGCACGGCCACAGCGCCCGTGTCGAGGCAAGCTTGAACGCGGTGCTGGCGACGCTGGCTTGCCATGGTTCGGTGCGGGCCAATCGCAAGCTGACCATTCCCGAGATGAACGCCCTGCTGCGGGAAATGGAAACCACCGAGCGCAGCGGCCAGTGCAACCACGGTCGGCCCACCTGGGTGGTGTTGAGCCTCAAGGAGTTGAACGGCTGGTTCGCCAGGGGCCGTTGA
- a CDS encoding methyltransferase domain-containing protein codes for MEMDLEGLYSLDLQALALELAERIRSPRVVDAFCGIGGAAIAFARRGKQVDAIELQASRLDMARRNAQRFGVEDRIHFLEGDCTEKLEPAADTAIYLDPPWGGPAYGKLEQFRLKDFSPDGATLLRQALAVSPEVLFKLPKNFDFADLQRISAPTAILRNEFRGNLEYYTAVFLRNGG; via the coding sequence ATGGAAATGGACCTCGAAGGACTGTATTCGCTGGACCTGCAAGCCTTGGCCCTGGAACTGGCGGAACGGATTCGATCCCCACGGGTGGTCGATGCCTTCTGCGGAATAGGCGGAGCGGCCATCGCCTTCGCCCGCAGGGGCAAACAGGTTGACGCGATAGAGCTTCAAGCCAGCCGCCTCGACATGGCCCGGCGCAATGCCCAACGCTTCGGCGTCGAAGACCGAATCCATTTCCTGGAAGGCGATTGCACCGAGAAACTCGAACCGGCGGCAGACACGGCGATTTACCTCGATCCACCTTGGGGTGGCCCCGCCTACGGCAAGCTTGAACAATTCCGCCTCAAGGATTTCTCGCCGGACGGAGCAACCCTGCTACGTCAAGCCTTGGCGGTATCCCCCGAGGTATTGTTCAAACTGCCCAAAAACTTCGATTTCGCCGATTTACAGCGCATCTCGGCACCCACCGCGATACTCCGCAACGAATTCCGGGGAAACCTGGAATACTACACCGCCGTGTTTCTTCGGAACGGCGGATGA
- a CDS encoding carbohydrate ABC transporter permease yields MKRFRIPPAVWFVGPALALIAVFFFLPVIAALLLSFTDFDIYALGDLSTLRFVGLDNYRRLLADPLFLTALRNTGYFVAVGGPLSVAVSLGMALLLNHGRVRGKGVFRALLFLPVVTTLVAVAVVWRYLYHPRYGFLNYVLGWLGIAPIDWLGDPAYAMPAIILMAVWKNFGFNMIVFIAGLQSIPRRLYEAAMLDGAGPWRQFLHITVPMLAPTFLFVTVITLIGYCQLFAEPYVMTQGGPADSTLSVALLMFQEGFRWWNLGYAAAVAFVLFLIILLGTLGQVWLRRGRD; encoded by the coding sequence ATGAAGCGGTTCCGCATTCCGCCCGCCGTCTGGTTTGTCGGCCCGGCTTTGGCGCTCATCGCCGTGTTCTTTTTCCTGCCGGTGATTGCGGCGCTACTGCTGAGCTTCACCGATTTCGATATTTACGCGCTGGGCGATTTAAGCACGCTGCGCTTCGTGGGGCTGGACAATTACCGGCGCTTACTGGCCGATCCCTTGTTCCTCACGGCGTTGCGGAATACCGGCTATTTCGTGGCGGTGGGTGGGCCGTTGTCGGTGGCGGTGTCGCTGGGGATGGCTTTGTTGCTGAACCATGGGCGGGTGCGCGGGAAGGGCGTGTTCCGGGCCTTGCTGTTCCTGCCGGTGGTGACGACCTTGGTGGCGGTTGCGGTGGTGTGGCGTTATCTCTATCACCCGCGCTATGGCTTTTTGAATTATGTGCTGGGTTGGCTCGGTATCGCGCCCATCGATTGGCTGGGCGACCCGGCCTATGCCATGCCCGCGATTATCTTGATGGCGGTGTGGAAGAATTTCGGCTTCAACATGATCGTGTTCATCGCGGGTTTGCAGAGTATCCCGCGCCGTTTATACGAGGCGGCGATGCTGGACGGGGCCGGGCCGTGGCGGCAATTCCTGCATATTACTGTGCCGATGCTGGCCCCGACTTTCTTGTTCGTGACCGTCATCACCTTGATCGGCTATTGCCAGTTGTTCGCCGAGCCTTATGTGATGACCCAGGGCGGTCCCGCCGATAGCACGCTGAGCGTGGCTTTGTTGATGTTCCAGGAGGGTTTCCGCTGGTGGAATCTCGGCTATGCGGCGGCGGTGGCGTTCGTGTTGTTCTTGATTATCCTGCTGGGGACGTTGGGACAGGTTTGGCTGCGGCGGGGTAGGGATTGA
- a CDS encoding sugar ABC transporter substrate-binding protein gives MGIANRFRRHRSAPGFAALLACLTLAGCGEDAGPVRLQFWAMGGEGEAVRQLLPEFERLNPGLRVEVQPIPWSAAHEKLLTAYAGEAMPDVFQLGNTWVPEFVALRAIDALDAGRVPEAIRARADYFAGLLATHEIGGRLYALPWYVDTRLLFYRKDILARAGYAEPPRTWREWSAAMARIKALPGGEHYALLLPMNEWQIPAILGLQAGAGLLRDGGRYGDFQNPKFRRAFDFYLDLFRRGDAPAVAEAQIANLYQEFARGYFAMYITGPWNIGEFRRRLPEAMQDQWATAPLPAPDDIYPGLSLAGGASLALAHGSTHKAEAARLIEFLSTPERQVAFYRLTGDLPTRRSAWDAPELAGSDKAQAFKAQLERVAATPKLPEWERIASKLAHYAEKAVRGELSPDAALAGLDAEVDRILEKRRWLLDRERPAR, from the coding sequence ATGGGTATCGCCAACCGTTTCCGCCGCCATCGCTCCGCGCCGGGCTTCGCCGCGCTGCTGGCCTGCCTCACGCTGGCGGGCTGCGGCGAGGATGCCGGGCCGGTGCGGCTGCAATTCTGGGCCATGGGCGGCGAGGGCGAGGCCGTGCGGCAACTGCTGCCGGAATTCGAGCGGTTGAATCCGGGGCTGCGGGTCGAGGTCCAGCCCATCCCGTGGAGCGCGGCCCATGAAAAGCTCCTGACCGCCTACGCGGGCGAGGCCATGCCGGATGTGTTCCAGCTCGGGAATACCTGGGTGCCGGAATTCGTGGCGCTGCGGGCCATCGACGCCTTGGACGCCGGGCGGGTGCCGGAAGCCATCCGGGCGCGGGCGGATTATTTCGCGGGGCTGCTCGCCACCCATGAAATCGGCGGGCGGCTCTACGCCCTGCCTTGGTATGTGGATACGCGGCTGCTGTTTTATCGCAAGGATATTTTGGCCCGGGCGGGTTATGCCGAACCGCCGCGCACTTGGCGGGAATGGTCGGCGGCGATGGCCCGCATCAAAGCCTTGCCCGGCGGCGAACATTACGCCTTGTTGCTGCCCATGAACGAATGGCAAATCCCGGCCATTCTCGGCTTGCAAGCGGGGGCGGGTTTGCTGCGCGACGGCGGGCGTTATGGCGATTTCCAGAATCCCAAGTTCCGGCGGGCTTTCGATTTTTATCTGGACCTGTTCCGGCGCGGCGATGCGCCCGCCGTGGCCGAGGCCCAGATCGCCAATCTTTATCAGGAATTCGCACGGGGTTATTTCGCGATGTACATCACCGGGCCATGGAATATCGGCGAATTCCGGCGGCGCTTGCCGGAAGCGATGCAAGACCAATGGGCTACCGCGCCGCTGCCCGCGCCGGATGATATTTATCCCGGCCTGTCGCTGGCGGGCGGGGCGAGTCTGGCCCTGGCGCACGGCTCGACCCACAAGGCGGAAGCCGCCCGCTTGATCGAATTCCTCTCCACCCCGGAACGGCAGGTGGCGTTCTACCGACTGACCGGCGATTTGCCGACCCGGCGTTCGGCCTGGGATGCGCCGGAATTGGCCGGTTCCGATAAGGCCCAGGCATTCAAGGCGCAATTGGAGCGGGTCGCCGCCACGCCCAAGCTACCGGAATGGGAGCGCATCGCCAGCAAGCTGGCGCATTACGCCGAAAAGGCGGTGCGCGGCGAACTAAGCCCGGACGCGGCTTTGGCCGGTTTGGATGCCGAGGTGGACCGGATTTTGGAAAAGCGCCGCTGGTTGCTGGACCGGGAGCGTCCGGCCCGATGA
- a CDS encoding glucoamylase family protein — translation MKTTVWVGLILGLWAALAGPVGADGTAPANPEIPPGAELAPQKQAWEQSVGGEMAARPLLKARLAGWPRSLRAAPPAPDTDPRTFLLKLAADTWRGLDAFTDLAHGLPLDRVEFENGGIAPETTRIGDYTSVTNIGFHFLAVASANELKLIDREQALTRLKATLASLERMESHRGFFFNYYNTTTLERTSDFISFVDSSWLTAGLMVARQAFPELAERCSRLIAQGDYGFFYDEKYRLMSHGYHVPLKTRSDYHYGVFYAESRLGSLIAIAQGAVPEAHWFAMSRTFPPDIQWQTRPPLGRVEYDVNGFRWTGGHYHWRGQDYVPSWGGSLFEALMPRLVLDESLYAPASLGRNGDIHTAIHRQYATEDLGFPVWGMSPSSNPGNGRYQEYGVKPLGIAGYPSGVVTPHAAALALLAEPETATANLRKLAALYPIYGDFGFYDAVDPQSGAVAYHYLCLNQAMILVALADTLADHAIQKLFAADAGVKKVLPLLGIERFAGQ, via the coding sequence GTGAAAACAACAGTGTGGGTCGGATTGATACTGGGATTATGGGCCGCGCTGGCCGGACCCGTGGGCGCGGACGGGACGGCCCCGGCGAATCCCGAAATCCCCCCCGGCGCGGAATTGGCTCCGCAAAAACAAGCTTGGGAACAATCGGTGGGAGGCGAAATGGCCGCACGTCCCTTGCTCAAGGCCCGGCTGGCGGGCTGGCCCCGTAGCTTGCGGGCCGCACCGCCCGCGCCCGACACCGACCCCCGGACCTTCCTCTTGAAACTCGCCGCCGACACCTGGCGCGGCCTCGACGCCTTCACCGACCTGGCCCACGGCCTGCCGCTGGACCGGGTCGAATTCGAGAACGGCGGCATCGCCCCGGAAACCACCCGCATCGGCGATTACACCAGTGTCACCAATATCGGCTTCCATTTCCTGGCCGTGGCCTCGGCCAACGAACTCAAGCTCATCGACCGGGAACAAGCCCTGACCCGGCTCAAAGCCACCCTGGCTTCGCTCGAACGCATGGAAAGCCATCGCGGCTTCTTCTTCAATTACTACAACACCACCACCCTGGAACGCACCAGCGATTTCATTTCCTTCGTCGATTCGTCCTGGCTGACGGCGGGCTTGATGGTGGCGCGGCAGGCGTTCCCGGAACTGGCGGAGCGCTGCTCCCGGCTGATCGCGCAAGGCGATTACGGTTTTTTCTACGACGAAAAATACCGGTTGATGTCGCACGGCTACCACGTCCCGCTCAAAACCCGCTCGGATTACCACTATGGCGTGTTCTATGCCGAATCGCGCCTTGGCAGCCTCATCGCCATCGCCCAGGGCGCGGTGCCGGAAGCCCATTGGTTCGCCATGTCCCGCACCTTCCCGCCGGACATCCAATGGCAAACCCGTCCGCCCCTGGGCCGCGTCGAATACGACGTGAATGGCTTCCGCTGGACCGGCGGGCATTACCATTGGCGCGGCCAGGACTACGTGCCGTCCTGGGGCGGCAGCCTGTTCGAGGCGCTAATGCCGCGCTTGGTGCTGGACGAAAGCCTATACGCCCCCGCCAGCCTGGGCCGCAACGGCGACATCCACACCGCCATCCACCGCCAATATGCCACGGAAGACCTAGGCTTTCCGGTGTGGGGCATGTCGCCGAGTTCCAATCCGGGGAATGGGCGCTACCAGGAATACGGCGTGAAACCGCTGGGCATCGCGGGCTATCCCTCCGGCGTGGTGACGCCGCACGCCGCCGCCTTGGCGCTGTTGGCCGAACCCGAGACGGCGACGGCGAACCTGCGGAAACTGGCCGCGCTGTATCCCATCTATGGCGATTTCGGCTTTTACGACGCGGTCGATCCCCAGAGCGGGGCGGTGGCCTATCACTATCTGTGTTTGAATCAGGCCATGATCCTGGTGGCCCTGGCCGATACCCTGGCCGACCACGCGATACAAAAGTTATTCGCGGCGGATGCGGGGGTAAAGAAGGTGTTGCCCTTGTTGGGGATCGAGCGCTTCGCGGGGCAGTGA
- a CDS encoding AAA family ATPase, translated as MSETELLRIRQIKVDGLFGLYNHCIDLNLEERVTILHGPNGVGKTVLLRMVNSLFNRPWGGLAGNEEKSVLAEIPFSELYILMEDGRAITITNKSSTDLKTNKAWKFRFFLTSKDRKVIAEDELLFGTIKREPAWLRNFRSMFNANLIDTQRLSRLAFDDFSTKANAVTGGKGQYGAHNVFQNAGPVTLIVSDTSPPPPKGYMLSTVVDCSEDLQLRIRDALASYGQQSQILDHTFPRRVLRFSGDLLDVAELKASMNVIDNKREEFRRINLLDDSETSSFDLSTLNEIEDTERRVMTLYVKDTEAKFKALEDIANRIIGLLNILNAKFVHKQIKIKREIGFVVEAPSGLEFNIEHLSSGEQHEMVLHYDLLFKAQKNTLVLIDEPELSLHLAWQKRFLPDLLEIVKIAKIDVLLATHSPYIVGDRSDLMVSLDAEAVDVSV; from the coding sequence ATGAGCGAAACAGAGCTTTTGCGTATCCGGCAAATCAAGGTCGATGGCTTATTCGGCTTGTATAACCATTGCATCGACCTGAATCTGGAAGAGCGGGTGACTATCCTGCACGGACCGAACGGGGTGGGGAAGACGGTTTTATTGCGGATGGTGAACTCGCTATTTAATCGGCCATGGGGAGGCTTGGCGGGTAATGAAGAAAAAAGCGTATTGGCAGAAATTCCATTTTCTGAGCTTTATATTCTTATGGAAGATGGCAGGGCAATAACTATCACCAATAAATCCAGCACTGATCTCAAAACAAATAAGGCGTGGAAATTCCGATTTTTTCTCACATCCAAGGATAGGAAAGTAATAGCCGAAGATGAATTGTTATTTGGCACGATAAAACGAGAACCGGCATGGCTGCGTAATTTTCGCAGCATGTTTAACGCTAATTTAATAGATACCCAACGATTGTCCCGTCTCGCGTTTGACGATTTTTCCACCAAAGCCAATGCCGTAACCGGAGGAAAAGGGCAATATGGTGCCCATAACGTTTTCCAGAACGCCGGCCCGGTCACCCTGATTGTTTCCGACACCTCTCCACCACCACCCAAGGGGTATATGCTTTCGACCGTGGTCGATTGTTCTGAGGATTTGCAACTTCGTATCCGCGATGCTCTTGCGAGTTATGGGCAGCAATCCCAAATTCTGGATCATACCTTTCCACGACGAGTACTGCGTTTTTCAGGCGATCTTTTGGACGTTGCAGAATTAAAAGCCAGTATGAATGTAATAGATAATAAACGGGAAGAATTTAGGAGGATCAATTTATTAGATGATAGCGAAACATCATCTTTCGACCTTTCCACGCTAAACGAGATTGAAGATACCGAAAGACGAGTGATGACGCTTTATGTGAAGGATACGGAAGCCAAGTTCAAAGCCCTTGAAGATATAGCCAATAGGATAATTGGGCTCTTAAATATATTAAACGCCAAATTTGTTCATAAGCAGATAAAAATCAAAAGGGAAATTGGATTTGTTGTCGAAGCACCAAGCGGGTTGGAATTCAATATAGAACACTTATCCTCTGGCGAGCAGCATGAAATGGTGTTGCATTACGATCTTCTATTTAAAGCCCAAAAAAATACCTTGGTACTCATCGACGAACCCGAACTTTCCCTCCATCTCGCTTGGCAAAAACGATTCCTCCCCGACCTTCTGGAAATCGTGAAAATCGCGAAAATCGACGTGCTATTAGCCACCCATTCCCCCTATATCGTCGGCGACCGCAGCGACTTGATGGTTTCTTTAGACGCGGAGGCGGTTGATGTTTCCGTCTAA
- a CDS encoding DUF4435 domain-containing protein codes for MTRQVHKGSFLLVEGPDDSKFWKTRISDEECQIVLAEGKNNLLGAIEKLDARRFSGALGIIDDDCDSLESWRCPSCNLLVTDGRDLECMLFCSPALERVLAELADPAKIQRFEQKSGVSIRARLVENGLAFGRLRWLDKRQNWGLDFSKKITPSRFIDRKTWVVKRTELLDATFQAAGLKDAEQLCALLEALPAADPWLICQGHDLVEILRLGLHEEVFGTLKSSYGKDDIARNLRLAFHTAELALTKLYRDIRGWELNNTPYQILPAVA; via the coding sequence ATGACGCGGCAGGTCCATAAAGGCAGCTTCCTCTTGGTCGAGGGGCCGGACGATTCCAAATTCTGGAAGACACGCATCAGCGACGAGGAATGTCAAATCGTACTGGCCGAAGGCAAGAACAACCTGCTCGGAGCCATCGAAAAACTCGATGCCCGTCGATTTTCCGGCGCTTTGGGCATTATCGACGACGACTGCGATAGCCTCGAAAGCTGGCGCTGCCCCTCTTGCAATTTATTGGTCACGGATGGGCGGGATTTGGAATGTATGCTGTTTTGCTCGCCCGCCTTGGAGCGGGTTCTAGCGGAATTAGCCGATCCTGCGAAAATCCAGCGCTTCGAGCAAAAATCCGGGGTATCAATTAGGGCAAGGCTAGTGGAAAACGGACTGGCTTTTGGGCGATTACGCTGGCTAGATAAACGGCAAAACTGGGGATTGGACTTCAGCAAAAAAATCACACCGAGCCGATTTATCGACCGCAAAACCTGGGTTGTTAAACGGACAGAGTTGTTGGATGCCACTTTTCAAGCGGCGGGTTTGAAGGATGCGGAGCAATTATGCGCCTTACTGGAGGCACTGCCCGCCGCCGATCCTTGGTTGATATGCCAAGGCCATGATTTGGTGGAAATCCTACGATTGGGTTTGCACGAAGAGGTATTTGGCACGCTTAAATCAAGCTATGGCAAAGACGACATCGCCCGGAATCTACGGCTGGCTTTCCATACCGCCGAACTCGCGCTGACCAAACTCTACCGGGATATCCGTGGCTGGGAACTCAACAATACCCCTTACCAAATTCTACCGGCGGTGGCATAG